One Gammaproteobacteria bacterium DNA segment encodes these proteins:
- a CDS encoding DUF6164 family protein, translated as MAVQLVNLRGVLEDEAEELRALLRDHGFDFYETPPGNWGISLPALWLRDHERLAEARALVADYQARRAAQAREEYERLAATGRHRTLLDEARDRPLRLVFYGAIIGLVLYVSIKPFLGLGG; from the coding sequence ATGGCGGTTCAACTGGTCAATCTGCGGGGCGTGCTCGAGGACGAGGCGGAGGAGTTGCGCGCCCTGCTCCGGGACCATGGCTTCGACTTCTACGAGACGCCCCCGGGCAACTGGGGCATATCCCTGCCCGCCCTGTGGCTGCGGGATCATGAGCGGCTCGCCGAGGCGCGGGCCCTGGTGGCGGACTACCAGGCCCGCCGGGCGGCCCAAGCCCGGGAGGAATACGAGCGCCTGGCGGCCACAGGACGCCATCGCACCCTGCTGGACGAGGCCCGGGACCGGCCCCTGCGCCTGGTGTTCTATGGCGCCATCATCGGGCTGGTACTCTACGTGTCCATCAAGCCCTTTCTCGGCCTCGGTGGCTGA
- a CDS encoding type IV pilus twitching motility protein PilT, whose translation MDIGELLAFSVKNGASDMHLSAGLPPMIRVDGDVRRINVPPLDHTTVHDLVYDIMNDKQRKDYEEFLETDFSFEIPGLARFRVNAFNHNRGSGAVFRTIPSKILTLEDLNAPEIFKSISDHPRGVVLVTGPTGSGKSTTLAAMVDYKNNTEYGHILTIEDPIEFVHESKKCLVNQREVHRDTLGFNEALRSALREDPDVILVGEMRDLETIRLALSAAETGHLVFGTLHTSSAAKTIDRIVDVFPAAEKDMIRAMLSESLRAVISQSLLKKVGGGRVAAHEIMMGTPAIRNLIRENKIAQMYSAIQTGQQFGMQTLDQNLQELLRKGLVTRDEARKKASSKDSI comes from the coding sequence ATGGATATCGGCGAACTGTTGGCATTCTCGGTCAAGAACGGGGCCTCCGACATGCATCTGTCGGCGGGTCTGCCGCCAATGATCCGGGTGGACGGGGACGTCCGTCGCATCAACGTGCCGCCGCTGGATCACACCACGGTCCACGACCTGGTGTACGACATCATGAACGACAAGCAGCGCAAGGATTACGAGGAGTTCCTGGAGACGGATTTCTCCTTCGAGATCCCGGGGCTTGCCCGTTTTCGTGTCAATGCCTTCAACCATAATCGCGGTTCCGGCGCCGTGTTTCGTACCATCCCCTCCAAGATCCTGACCCTGGAGGACCTCAACGCCCCGGAGATCTTCAAGAGCATCTCCGACCACCCCCGCGGCGTGGTGCTGGTCACAGGTCCCACGGGCTCGGGCAAATCCACCACTCTGGCCGCGATGGTGGATTACAAGAACAACACCGAGTACGGTCATATCCTCACCATCGAGGACCCCATCGAGTTCGTACACGAGAGCAAGAAATGCCTGGTGAACCAGCGCGAGGTGCATCGTGACACCTTGGGCTTCAACGAGGCCCTGCGCTCCGCCCTGCGCGAGGACCCGGACGTCATCCTGGTGGGCGAGATGCGGGACCTGGAGACCATCCGGCTGGCCTTGTCGGCGGCGGAGACCGGCCACCTGGTGTTCGGCACCCTGCATACCAGCTCGGCGGCCAAGACCATCGACCGCATCGTCGACGTGTTCCCGGCGGCGGAGAAGGACATGATCCGGGCCATGCTGTCTGAGTCGTTGCGGGCCGTGATCTCCCAGAGCCTGCTCAAGAAGGTGGGCGGCGGCCGGGTGGCGGCCCACGAGATCATGATGGGCACCCCCGCCATCCGTAACCTCATCCGCGAGAACAAGATCGCCCAGATGTACTCCGCCATCCAGACCGGCCAGCAGTTCGGCATGCAGACCCTGGACCAGAACCTCCAGGAACTGTTGCGCAAGGGCCTGGTGACCCGGGACGAGGCGCGCAAGAAGGCGTCCAGCAAGGACAGCATCTAG
- a CDS encoding PilT/PilU family type 4a pilus ATPase encodes MEREQAIKFMLDLLKLMVQKKGSDLFITADFPPAIKIHGKITPVSKKALTQENTQAMAHAIMNDKQMKEFDATNECNFAINPPGIGRFRVNALIQQGCAALVLRTIETEPPTLERLNLPKVMSDIAMTRRGLVIMVGGTGSGKSTSLAAMINHRNENSYGHIITLEDPIEYVHPHKNCIMTQREVGIDTEDWGVALKNTLRQAPDVILLGEIRDRETMEYGIQFAETGHLAMATLHANSSNQALDRIINFFPEERRPQLLMDLSLNLKAVVSQRLMRTVDGKGRVAAIEVLLNSPLIADLILKGEVYGIKEIMAKSNELGMKTFDQALFDLYEADKISLDEALRSADSANELRLRVKLEGKAAKQGGGMGSLDNLTLAEDADEHSVR; translated from the coding sequence GTGGAACGGGAACAGGCAATCAAATTCATGCTGGACCTGCTGAAGCTCATGGTCCAGAAGAAGGGGTCGGACCTCTTCATCACCGCGGACTTTCCGCCGGCCATCAAGATCCACGGCAAGATCACGCCGGTCTCCAAGAAGGCCCTGACCCAGGAGAATACCCAGGCGATGGCCCATGCCATCATGAACGACAAGCAGATGAAGGAGTTCGATGCCACCAATGAGTGCAACTTCGCCATCAACCCGCCGGGTATCGGACGCTTCCGTGTCAACGCCCTGATCCAACAGGGTTGCGCCGCCCTGGTGCTGCGCACCATCGAGACCGAACCCCCCACCCTGGAGAGACTCAACCTGCCCAAGGTGATGAGCGACATCGCCATGACCAGACGCGGCCTGGTGATCATGGTGGGCGGTACCGGCTCCGGCAAGTCCACGAGTCTCGCGGCCATGATCAATCACCGCAACGAGAACTCCTACGGCCACATCATCACCCTCGAGGACCCTATCGAGTACGTCCATCCCCACAAGAACTGCATCATGACCCAGCGCGAGGTCGGCATCGACACCGAGGACTGGGGAGTGGCCCTCAAGAACACCCTGCGACAGGCGCCGGACGTCATCCTGCTGGGAGAGATCCGCGACCGCGAGACCATGGAGTACGGCATCCAGTTCGCGGAGACCGGCCACCTGGCCATGGCCACCCTCCACGCCAACAGTTCCAACCAGGCCCTGGATCGCATCATCAACTTCTTCCCCGAGGAGCGCCGGCCCCAGTTGCTCATGGACTTGTCCCTCAACCTCAAGGCGGTGGTGTCCCAGCGCCTCATGCGCACGGTGGACGGCAAGGGCCGGGTGGCGGCCATCGAGGTGCTGCTCAATTCGCCCCTTATCGCCGATCTGATCCTCAAGGGAGAGGTCTACGGCATCAAGGAGATCATGGCCAAGTCCAACGAACTCGGCATGAAGACCTTCGATCAGGCCCTGTTCGACCTCTACGAGGCGGATAAGATCTCCCTCGATGAGGCCCTGCGCAGTGCCGACTCCGCCAACGAACTCCGGCTGCGCGTCAAGCTCGAGGGCAAGGCCGCCAAACAGGGCGGGGGCATGGGTTCCCTGGACAATCTCACCCTGGCCGAAGACGCCGACGAGCACAGCGTGCGCTGA
- a CDS encoding PilT/PilU family type 4a pilus ATPase: MDIVPYLKLMVEKNASDLFFTVGAPVKIKIEGLQKPVGKSILTSELSRGAAYGIMSDDQIKEFEQNLECDFAITMPGGDARFRVNVFRQRGEVAMVLRLIPSDIPTLEQLKLPLILNELIMHKRGLILMVGATGSGKSTTLAAMIDHRNCSAAGHILTIEDPVEFAHPNRESIVNQREIGVDTYSYRAALRSSLREAPDVILIGEIRDRETMEAGLELSNTGHLAISTLHANNANQALERVINLFPQDQHKQLFMDLSLNLRAIISQRLVMGVDQKRCAAIEIMMMTPHIAELILKGDIDEVKEAMATSGAKGMQTFDDALFRLYRDGRITLEEALTNADSKTNLEAKINFG, from the coding sequence GTGGATATCGTCCCTTATCTGAAGCTCATGGTGGAGAAGAACGCCTCGGATCTGTTCTTCACGGTGGGTGCGCCGGTGAAGATAAAGATCGAGGGCCTGCAGAAGCCGGTGGGCAAGAGCATCCTCACCAGCGAACTCTCCCGCGGCGCCGCCTACGGCATCATGAGCGATGATCAGATCAAGGAGTTCGAGCAGAACCTGGAATGCGACTTCGCCATCACCATGCCTGGCGGCGATGCGCGTTTCCGCGTCAACGTGTTCCGCCAGCGCGGCGAGGTGGCCATGGTGCTGCGCCTCATTCCCTCGGACATCCCCACCCTGGAACAATTGAAGCTGCCCCTGATCCTGAATGAGCTGATCATGCACAAGCGCGGCCTCATCCTCATGGTGGGGGCCACCGGTTCGGGCAAGTCCACCACCCTCGCCGCCATGATCGATCACCGCAACTGCAGCGCCGCGGGCCATATCCTCACCATCGAGGACCCGGTGGAATTCGCGCACCCCAACCGCGAGTCCATCGTCAACCAGCGTGAGATCGGCGTCGACACCTACTCCTATCGAGCGGCCCTGCGGAGTTCGTTGCGGGAGGCCCCCGACGTCATCCTCATCGGCGAGATCCGTGACCGCGAGACCATGGAGGCAGGGTTGGAACTCAGCAACACCGGCCACCTGGCCATATCCACCCTGCACGCCAACAACGCCAACCAGGCCCTGGAGCGGGTCATCAACCTGTTTCCCCAGGACCAGCACAAGCAGCTGTTCATGGACCTGTCCCTGAATCTGCGGGCCATCATCTCCCAGCGCCTGGTGATGGGGGTGGATCAGAAACGCTGCGCGGCCATCGAGATCATGATGATGACCCCTCACATCGCCGAACTCATCCTCAAGGGGGATATCGACGAGGTGAAGGAGGCCATGGCCACCAGCGGCGCCAAGGGCATGCAGACCTTCGACGACGCCCTGTTCAGGCTCTACAGGGACGGCCGCATCACCCTCGAGGAGGCCCTCACCAACGCCGATTCCAAGACCAACCTCGAGGCCAAGATCAACTTCGGCTGA
- the proC gene encoding pyrroline-5-carboxylate reductase yields MSDTTICFIGGGNMATSLIGGLIASGRPAADITVAEPEAGRRQALNERFGVHAVADNTAVAADAMVLAVKPQVLGAVCRQIGPGLAERAPLFISIAAGIRVDSIARWLGFDAAIIRAMPNTPALLGCGASGLFANRHVTSAQQDQGESILRAVGLTQWVTEESQMDAVTAVSGSGPAYFLMLMEAMAEAGVDMGLPPATARLLVMETAFGAAKMAMESDETPAELRARVTSPGGTTEAAIRHFEEGGLRRLVGEALERARARAVTLADEQGAD; encoded by the coding sequence ATGTCTGATACAACCATTTGTTTCATCGGTGGCGGCAACATGGCCACCAGCCTCATCGGCGGCCTCATCGCCAGCGGCCGGCCGGCCGCCGACATCACCGTCGCCGAACCCGAGGCGGGGCGCCGCCAGGCCCTGAATGAACGCTTCGGCGTCCATGCCGTGGCGGACAACACCGCCGTCGCCGCCGACGCGATGGTGCTGGCGGTGAAGCCCCAGGTTCTAGGCGCCGTGTGCCGGCAGATCGGCCCAGGCTTGGCCGAACGCGCGCCCCTCTTCATCTCCATCGCCGCCGGCATCCGGGTGGATTCCATCGCCCGCTGGCTCGGCTTCGACGCCGCCATCATCCGCGCCATGCCCAACACCCCGGCCCTGCTGGGCTGCGGCGCCAGCGGCCTGTTCGCCAATCGCCACGTCACCAGCGCCCAGCAGGATCAGGGGGAATCCATCCTACGCGCCGTGGGCCTCACCCAATGGGTGACTGAAGAGTCCCAGATGGACGCGGTGACTGCCGTCTCCGGCAGCGGACCCGCCTATTTCCTCATGCTCATGGAGGCCATGGCCGAGGCCGGTGTGGACATGGGCCTGCCGCCGGCCACGGCCCGGCTGCTGGTGATGGAGACCGCCTTCGGGGCCGCCAAGATGGCCATGGAGAGCGACGAAACCCCGGCGGAGCTGCGGGCGCGAGTGACTTCACCGGGGGGTACCACGGAGGCCGCCATCCGCCATTTCGAGGAAGGAGGCTTGCGGCGGCTGGTGGGCGAGGCCCTGGAGCGCGCCCGCGCCCGGGCGGTTACCCTGGCCGACGAGCAGGGGGCCGACTGA
- a CDS encoding dihydroorotate dehydrogenase electron transfer subunit has translation MSSHRDSLLVEDAGVVAHEAYEGDQYILRIDAPRIAARARAGSFAHITCGPRLPMRRPLSIMRVDARDGWLEFLYKVVGDGTGELSRRRLGEVVSVLGPIGRPFMASPERPRPLLVGGGVGIPPMVFLADELRTDPRYRPLVIMGSEVPFPFRPWHSRLEVAGMPDGVDAGMPLLEDWGVPSRLTSLQGYAGCHQGYVTDLALLWLDTLDDAARREVEIFACGPHPMLEAVARMAAAYHLPCQLSLEEFMACAVGGCAGCTVEVLTDQGPAMKRVCVDGPVFEARAVFPELFLDGKA, from the coding sequence ATGAGCAGCCATCGCGACAGCCTGCTCGTGGAGGACGCCGGGGTCGTGGCCCACGAGGCCTACGAGGGGGACCAGTATATTCTCAGGATCGACGCGCCGCGCATCGCCGCCCGGGCCCGCGCCGGCAGCTTCGCCCATATCACCTGCGGGCCGCGGCTGCCCATGCGCCGGCCCCTGTCCATCATGCGGGTGGACGCCCGCGATGGCTGGCTGGAATTCCTCTACAAGGTGGTTGGGGACGGCACCGGCGAGCTGTCCCGGCGGCGGCTGGGGGAGGTAGTGAGCGTGCTGGGCCCCATCGGCCGGCCCTTCATGGCCTCGCCCGAGCGCCCCCGCCCGCTGCTCGTGGGCGGGGGCGTGGGGATCCCGCCCATGGTGTTCCTGGCCGACGAGTTGCGTACGGATCCACGCTACCGGCCCCTGGTCATCATGGGCTCGGAGGTGCCCTTCCCCTTCCGCCCCTGGCATTCCAGGCTGGAGGTGGCCGGTATGCCCGATGGCGTGGATGCAGGCATGCCCCTGCTGGAGGACTGGGGGGTCCCCAGCCGCCTCACCAGCCTCCAGGGCTACGCGGGCTGCCACCAGGGCTACGTCACGGATCTGGCGCTCCTGTGGCTGGACACCCTGGACGACGCCGCACGCCGCGAGGTGGAGATCTTCGCCTGCGGCCCCCACCCCATGTTGGAGGCCGTGGCCCGTATGGCGGCCGCGTACCATCTGCCCTGTCAGCTGTCCCTGGAGGAATTCATGGCCTGTGCCGTGGGCGGCTGCGCCGGCTGCACCGTGGAGGTATTGACGGATCAGGGCCCGGCCATGAAGCGGGTGTGCGTGGACGGCCCCGTGTTCGAGGCCAGGGCCGTGTTTCCCGAGTTGTTTCTCGACGGCAAGGCCTGA
- a CDS encoding diguanylate cyclase yields MGVPLYNLLLLLAFIVMAVAIVVMGTRLRRVTGALAESKRREGALSSQVEALQRLRERLQEAQELAGLRTWDWEMTGSPETWAARTFRLFSFIQGAEAEDEQLSVRTVHPEDREDVQAAIVHAIEHTGVLRVSFRTVGGAGEVKHLEARARIRRAAEGPARILGTVLDVTELKHAEAALRRTAATDGLTGAYTRGHFFELAEREFERWRRYGHDVAVMMLDVDEFKPLNDAFGHAFGDEVLRALVRTARQALRRSDILGRYGGDEFVVMLPNSSIEEAAETATRLGAAVAALVLPVSGGAGEAHLTVSIGVTGISAVDADVEAALKRADKALYDAKAAGRNRVARR; encoded by the coding sequence ATGGGCGTTCCGCTTTACAACTTGCTCTTGCTGCTGGCGTTCATCGTCATGGCGGTGGCGATCGTCGTCATGGGGACGAGGCTGCGGCGCGTGACAGGTGCACTCGCTGAGTCCAAACGACGGGAGGGTGCGTTGAGTTCCCAGGTGGAGGCGTTGCAGCGCCTCCGGGAGAGGCTGCAGGAGGCGCAGGAGTTGGCGGGGCTGCGCACTTGGGACTGGGAGATGACGGGGTCGCCGGAGACGTGGGCCGCTCGAACCTTCCGCCTGTTCAGCTTCATCCAAGGAGCGGAGGCGGAGGACGAACAGCTGTCCGTGCGCACCGTGCATCCCGAGGATAGAGAGGACGTTCAGGCTGCCATCGTCCACGCCATCGAGCATACCGGCGTCCTGCGGGTTTCCTTCCGCACCGTGGGAGGCGCTGGAGAAGTGAAACATCTGGAGGCGCGGGCGCGGATCCGTCGCGCTGCAGAGGGGCCGGCACGGATCCTAGGCACCGTCCTGGATGTCACCGAACTCAAGCACGCCGAAGCGGCCTTGCGTCGCACTGCCGCCACTGATGGCCTGACCGGGGCCTATACCCGTGGCCATTTTTTCGAACTCGCCGAGCGTGAGTTCGAGCGGTGGCGTCGCTACGGCCATGACGTCGCCGTCATGATGTTGGATGTGGACGAGTTCAAACCCCTAAACGATGCCTTCGGCCACGCATTTGGTGACGAGGTGCTGCGGGCTTTGGTGAGGACCGCACGCCAGGCCCTGCGTCGCAGCGATATCCTCGGACGTTACGGCGGCGATGAATTCGTCGTGATGCTGCCCAATTCCTCCATCGAGGAGGCTGCCGAGACCGCCACGCGCCTCGGCGCAGCGGTGGCGGCTCTGGTGCTGCCAGTATCCGGCGGTGCCGGTGAGGCGCATCTGACGGTGAGTATCGGCGTGACCGGGATAAGCGCTGTCGATGCCGATGTGGAGGCGGCACTTAAGCGCGCCGACAAGGCCCTGTATGATGCCAAGGCGGCGGGTCGGAACCGGGTCGCCAGACGTTGA
- the pyrR gene encoding bifunctional pyr operon transcriptional regulator/uracil phosphoribosyltransferase PyrR, with the protein MCAELRDFLAAQAREAPLVVGIRTGGVWVAEGLRSRLGVADPMGELNINFYRDDFTRIGLHPEVQPSMLPFDVDGRHVLLVDDVLHTGRTIRAALNEIFDYGRPASVTLAVLVERSGRELPIRADVAGTRLSLRPQDHIKLTGPEPLGLEFKQAR; encoded by the coding sequence ATGTGCGCCGAACTCCGGGACTTTCTGGCCGCCCAGGCGCGCGAGGCCCCCTTGGTGGTGGGGATCCGCACCGGCGGCGTGTGGGTCGCCGAGGGGCTCCGTTCCAGGCTCGGCGTCGCCGATCCCATGGGCGAGCTCAACATCAACTTCTACCGCGACGACTTCACCCGCATCGGCCTCCATCCCGAGGTCCAGCCTTCCATGCTGCCCTTCGACGTGGACGGCCGCCACGTGCTGCTGGTGGACGACGTGCTCCACACGGGCCGTACCATCCGCGCCGCCTTGAACGAGATCTTCGATTACGGCCGGCCGGCCAGCGTCACCCTGGCGGTACTGGTGGAGCGCAGCGGTCGCGAGCTGCCCATCCGCGCCGACGTGGCCGGCACCCGCCTGTCCCTGCGCCCCCAGGACCACATCAAGCTCACCGGCCCGGAGCCCCTGGGCCTGGAGTTCAAGCAGGCCCGATGA
- a CDS encoding DUF2007 domain-containing protein — MEIVYRAQDIAEAEIVSGMLQAHGIEAHVGGYYLQGGVGELAPMGFANVQVEAADLGRARQLVGEYTAAGESSGAGQEADRPATVPKLLVAALLALLAASLYLLIRGA; from the coding sequence GTGGAGATCGTCTACCGGGCCCAGGACATCGCCGAGGCGGAGATCGTCTCCGGCATGCTCCAGGCCCACGGCATCGAGGCCCACGTGGGCGGTTACTATCTCCAGGGTGGCGTGGGAGAGCTGGCGCCCATGGGCTTCGCCAACGTCCAGGTGGAAGCGGCCGACCTCGGCCGCGCCCGCCAACTGGTGGGGGAATACACGGCGGCCGGGGAATCATCCGGGGCAGGGCAAGAAGCGGACCGACCGGCCACCGTGCCGAAACTCCTGGTGGCGGCATTGCTTGCCCTCCTGGCGGCCTCTCTTTATCTGCTGATACGCGGGGCCTGA
- a CDS encoding dihydroorotase: protein MGISIRGGWVVDPANGIDEQLDIHVEDGLIVGLGPTPANFEAEREFHVDGNVVCPGLIELRASLREPGQEHKATIASESRAAVHGGITTLCCTPDTDPVVDTPAVVELIHQRAAAVGCARVEVQGALTQRLEGSRLSEMGALRDAGCIGVSNAYRVMENTEVVRRAMEYAATFGLTVLLFPEDPWLARDHAAHEGAVGTRLGLPGLAETAETITLARDLLLVEASGVRAHICGLSTARGVEMVAQARGRGLPVTADVALPNLFLTEMDLTDFNSACKVRPPLRTQRDRDALRQGVHEGTIATLCAAHQPHEPDAKQAPFTEAAPGISGLETLLALTLRLVDEGLLTLQQALARITYEPARVFGLEAGTLSPGRPADICVFDPERHWRLTRDRLWSEGHNTPFMGWEFKGEVTHTFVAGRLVYRLEEP, encoded by the coding sequence ATGGGTATCAGCATCCGCGGCGGCTGGGTGGTCGACCCCGCCAACGGCATCGACGAGCAGCTGGATATCCACGTGGAGGACGGACTCATCGTCGGCCTCGGCCCGACGCCCGCGAACTTCGAGGCCGAGCGCGAGTTCCATGTCGACGGCAACGTGGTGTGTCCCGGCCTCATCGAACTGCGGGCCTCGCTGCGGGAGCCGGGCCAGGAACACAAGGCCACCATCGCCAGCGAAAGCCGGGCCGCGGTGCACGGCGGCATCACCACCCTATGCTGTACGCCGGACACCGACCCGGTAGTGGACACCCCGGCGGTGGTGGAACTCATCCACCAGCGGGCGGCTGCCGTGGGCTGCGCCCGGGTAGAGGTGCAGGGGGCCCTGACCCAGCGCCTCGAGGGCAGCCGGCTGTCGGAGATGGGGGCGTTGCGGGACGCCGGCTGCATCGGCGTCTCCAATGCCTACCGGGTGATGGAGAACACCGAGGTGGTACGCCGCGCGATGGAGTATGCCGCCACCTTCGGCCTCACGGTATTGCTGTTCCCCGAGGACCCGTGGCTGGCCCGGGACCATGCCGCCCACGAGGGCGCGGTGGGCACCCGCCTCGGGCTGCCGGGGCTGGCGGAAACCGCCGAGACCATCACCCTGGCGCGGGACCTGCTGCTGGTGGAGGCCAGCGGCGTGCGCGCCCACATCTGTGGCCTGTCCACCGCCCGCGGCGTGGAGATGGTGGCCCAGGCCCGCGGCCGCGGCCTGCCGGTGACCGCCGACGTGGCGCTGCCCAACCTGTTCCTGACGGAGATGGACCTGACCGATTTCAATTCGGCGTGCAAGGTACGCCCGCCCCTGCGCACTCAGCGGGATCGGGACGCCCTGCGCCAGGGGGTACACGAGGGCACCATCGCCACCCTCTGCGCGGCCCATCAGCCCCATGAGCCCGACGCCAAGCAGGCTCCCTTCACCGAGGCCGCGCCCGGCATCAGCGGCCTGGAGACGCTGCTGGCCCTCACGCTGCGGCTGGTGGACGAGGGCCTGCTCACCCTCCAGCAGGCCCTGGCGCGCATCACCTACGAGCCGGCCCGGGTGTTCGGCCTCGAGGCCGGCACCCTGAGCCCCGGCCGCCCCGCGGACATCTGCGTCTTCGACCCCGAGCGCCACTGGCGGCTGACCCGGGATCGCCTGTGGAGCGAGGGCCACAACACCCCCTTCATGGGCTGGGAGTTCAAGGGCGAAGTGACCCACACCTTCGTGGCGGGGCGGCTGGTCTACCGCCTGGAGGAACCATGA
- a CDS encoding aspartate carbamoyltransferase catalytic subunit encodes MNLQLTDEGRLRHFLTIEGLDRPMLTRILDTAESFVGVGERVVKKVPLLRGKTIANLFFEPSTRTRSTFELAAKRLSADLLNLSVSASATRKGESLMDTLRNLEAMQCEMFVVRHDASGAAHYIASHVAPHVSVINAGDGRHAHPTQAMLDMFTIRRHKQHFEHLKVAIVGDLMHSRVARSQIHALSILGVPEIRVVAPRTLIPPFIENMGVHVYTRLGRGLKDVDVIIMLRLQNERMDSGLLPSQHEYFRYYGLTEERLAVADDNVIVMHPGPMNRGVEIDSDVADGPHSVILQQVTYGIAIRMAVMSMCLGNPPAVEGGEA; translated from the coding sequence ATGAACCTGCAGCTCACCGACGAAGGCAGGCTCCGCCATTTTCTCACCATCGAGGGGCTGGACCGCCCCATGTTGACCCGCATCCTCGACACCGCCGAGTCCTTCGTGGGGGTGGGGGAGCGGGTGGTGAAGAAGGTGCCCCTGTTGCGCGGCAAGACCATCGCCAACCTGTTCTTCGAGCCCAGCACCCGCACCCGCTCCACCTTCGAGCTGGCGGCCAAGCGGCTGTCGGCCGATCTGCTCAACCTCAGCGTGTCCGCCTCGGCCACCCGGAAGGGCGAGAGCCTCATGGACACCCTGCGCAACCTCGAGGCCATGCAGTGCGAGATGTTCGTGGTGCGCCATGACGCCAGCGGCGCCGCCCACTACATCGCCTCCCACGTCGCCCCCCATGTCTCGGTCATCAACGCCGGCGACGGCCGCCATGCCCATCCCACCCAGGCCATGCTGGACATGTTCACCATCCGCCGCCACAAGCAGCACTTCGAGCATCTCAAGGTGGCCATCGTGGGGGATCTCATGCACTCGCGGGTGGCGCGTTCCCAGATCCACGCCCTGTCGATCCTCGGCGTGCCGGAGATCCGGGTGGTGGCCCCGCGTACCCTCATTCCCCCCTTCATCGAGAACATGGGGGTCCATGTCTATACCCGCCTCGGCCGCGGCCTCAAGGACGTGGACGTGATCATCATGCTGCGGCTCCAGAACGAGCGCATGGACAGCGGCCTGCTGCCCAGCCAGCACGAATACTTCCGCTACTACGGCCTCACCGAAGAGCGCCTGGCGGTAGCGGACGACAACGTCATCGTCATGCACCCGGGGCCCATGAACCGCGGCGTGGAGATCGACAGCGACGTGGCGGATGGCCCCCACTCGGTGATCCTCCAACAGGTGACCTACGGCATCGCCATCCGCATGGCCGTGATGTCCATGTGTCTCGGCAATCCGCCAGCGGTGGAAGGAGGCGAGGCCTGA
- a CDS encoding YggS family pyridoxal phosphate-dependent enzyme — MISVAANLRNVRARIAAAAAAHGRVAADVALLAVSKTHPPEIIRAAHGAGQRAFGENYVQEAVAKMDGLRDLDLEWHFIGPLQSNKSRAVAERCAWIHTVDRERIGRRLATQRPPGLGPLNVCIEVNVSGEAAKAGVAPADTLALARTLAPLPGLRLRGLMCVPAATADPARQREPFRLLAGLLRELNAAGLALDTLSMGMTADLEAAIAEGSTLVRVGTGIFGPRATFP; from the coding sequence ATGATATCCGTCGCCGCCAACCTCCGTAACGTGAGGGCCCGCATCGCCGCCGCGGCGGCGGCCCACGGGCGGGTGGCGGCGGATGTGGCCTTGCTCGCGGTCTCCAAGACCCATCCCCCCGAGATCATCCGCGCTGCCCATGGCGCCGGCCAGCGGGCCTTCGGCGAGAACTATGTCCAGGAGGCCGTGGCCAAGATGGATGGGTTGCGGGACCTGGATCTGGAATGGCATTTCATCGGCCCCCTGCAGAGCAACAAGAGCCGGGCGGTGGCCGAGCGCTGCGCCTGGATCCACACCGTGGACCGCGAGCGTATCGGTCGCCGGCTGGCCACTCAGCGCCCGCCCGGCCTCGGCCCCCTCAATGTCTGCATCGAAGTGAATGTCAGCGGCGAAGCCGCCAAGGCCGGCGTCGCCCCCGCCGACACCCTGGCTCTCGCCCGCACCCTGGCCCCCCTGCCGGGGCTGCGCCTGCGCGGCCTGATGTGCGTGCCCGCCGCCACCGCGGATCCCGCCCGCCAACGCGAACCCTTCCGCCTGCTCGCCGGCCTGCTGCGGGAACTCAATGCCGCGGGCCTGGCCCTGGACACCCTGTCCATGGGCATGACCGCGGACCTGGAGGCGGCCATCGCCGAGGGCAGCACCCTGGTGCGGGTGGGCACCGGCATCTTCGGCCCCCGGGCCACCTTTCCATGA